A stretch of the Bacteroidota bacterium genome encodes the following:
- a CDS encoding ATP-binding protein has product KFLNDLDALYAHIISQLDLSKPCYVFLDEVQNVNEFERLVDGLFVKPNIDVYITGSNAFLLSGELATLLSGRYIEISILPFSFKEYLVARKIDTSNRYLNYEALFFDYINETSLPKGVELREGGFDKIYEYLEAIYATIIEKDITQRHQINDKRAFGNITKFVASNIGNPLSPGNIAKTLKQDGQHTHNMTVEKYLEYLTASFIFYKVNRFDLKGKKQLATQEKYYLVDIGLLNILVGKERTTDRGHILENIVYLELLRRGNKIWTGTTRNNEVDFVCKTTTGNIEYYQVAWQMTSESTVEQEFSALEKINDNYPKFLLTTDSFTQNRSGIQHLNVFNWLLDMNEK; this is encoded by the coding sequence AAATTCCTTAACGATTTAGATGCTTTGTACGCACACATAATCAGTCAGTTAGATTTATCAAAGCCTTGCTATGTTTTTTTAGATGAGGTGCAAAATGTTAATGAGTTTGAACGTTTAGTGGACGGTTTGTTTGTAAAACCTAATATTGATGTTTACATAACCGGCTCAAATGCTTTTTTGCTATCAGGTGAATTGGCAACGCTTTTAAGTGGTCGTTATATCGAAATTTCTATTTTACCTTTTTCATTTAAAGAATACTTAGTGGCTCGCAAAATTGATACATCAAACAGATACCTTAATTATGAAGCTCTATTCTTTGACTATATAAATGAAACATCATTGCCTAAAGGTGTTGAATTACGTGAGGGTGGGTTTGATAAGATATACGAATACTTAGAAGCCATTTATGCCACTATTATAGAAAAAGACATCACACAACGTCACCAAATAAACGATAAGCGAGCATTTGGCAACATCACAAAATTTGTAGCTTCCAACATTGGGAATCCGCTTTCGCCTGGTAATATTGCAAAAACATTAAAACAAGACGGACAACATACACATAATATGACCGTTGAAAAATATTTGGAATATTTAACAGCAAGCTTTATATTTTACAAAGTAAACCGCTTCGACTTAAAAGGTAAAAAACAATTAGCAACACAAGAAAAATACTATTTAGTTGATATCGGTTTGCTCAACATTTTGGTTGGAAAAGAACGCACTACAGACAGAGGACATATATTAGAGAATATTGTTTATCTTGAATTACTTCGCAGGGGTAACAAAATTTGGACAGGAACAACACGAAACAACGAAGTGGACTTTGTGTGCAAAACCACAACAGGCAATATTGAATATTATCAGGTTGCTTGGCAAATGACAAGTGAAAGCACAGTAGAACAAGAGTTTAGTGCATTAGAAAAAATCAACGACAATTACCCTAAGTTTTTGCTTACGACAGACTCTTTTACGCAAAACAGAAGTGGAATACAACATTTAAACGTTTTTAACTGGCTACTTGATATGAATGAAAAGTAA
- a CDS encoding type II toxin-antitoxin system RelE/ParE family toxin, which yields MRRTIKFHGNNFLDFYSKLDLKVKAKFQYVLELIKQVERVPLKFLAPMTGYNGLFEVKVEFESNIYRVFCCFDKGKLVVLFNGFQKKTQKTPKKEIERAMKLKKEYFESKK from the coding sequence ATGAGAAGAACAATAAAATTTCATGGTAATAACTTCTTAGATTTCTATTCTAAACTTGATTTAAAGGTAAAAGCAAAATTCCAATATGTTTTAGAGTTGATTAAACAGGTTGAAAGAGTTCCATTAAAGTTTTTAGCCCCAATGACAGGGTATAATGGACTTTTTGAAGTTAAAGTAGAATTTGAATCAAATATTTATCGTGTATTTTGCTGTTTTGACAAAGGTAAACTTGTTGTATTGTTCAATGGATTTCAAAAGAAAACACAAAAAACACCCAAGAAAGAAATTGAAAGAGCAATGAAACTAAAGAAAGAATATTTTGAATCTAAAAAATAG
- a CDS encoding helix-turn-helix transcriptional regulator — translation MTDYTGVQTFDELIEREHGKIGTETRNEYEERAQMFIVSEMLKEARTDAKMTQEQLAIKAGTKKSYISKIENAKGNIQLSTLIRIFETGLNRKIGLTFL, via the coding sequence ATGACTGATTATACAGGAGTACAGACTTTTGACGAATTAATTGAAAGGGAGCATGGAAAGATTGGAACTGAAACTCGTAATGAATATGAAGAGCGAGCACAAATGTTTATTGTTAGTGAAATGTTGAAAGAAGCCAGAACGGATGCAAAAATGACTCAAGAACAACTTGCTATAAAAGCAGGTACTAAAAAAAGTTATATCTCAAAGATTGAAAATGCAAAGGGAAATATTCAGCTTTCGACATTAATAAGAATTTTTGAAACAGGACTTAATCGAAAAATTGGATTAACATTTTTGTAA
- a CDS encoding AsmA-like C-terminal region-containing protein, producing MKKTIVIIGVVILILLSTVIAIPIIFKGKIIETVKTEVNKNLNAIVDFDNDIKLNMIRSFPDFYLKVKDLKVVNKKPFEGDTLASIGSLSLRLDIWKAIKGNIGIKSFQLKNPNIYLHVLDDTVNFTANWDITIPSEEVEEEEESTDEESTFNLPVKSYKIVNANLTYNDELSEMFIETKGLTHEGSGDFSMEVFNLKTKTDIEKMTFKYEGIPFISKAKIMFKADLNIDLGKMKFTFKENKFLLNNLALNFDGFIAMPDENIEVDLSFDAPGTDFKDLISMIPAIYKTEFKQLTAKGKMNFNGWAKGVYNDEMMPAFEINLGVKNGMFKYPDLPAQVNNVNVDLNIKSPDANIDHMLINLKKFHAELGKEPIDASIFVKTVDSDPYIDAKIKGKIDLSQVKNYVELDEELKLSGIVNADVHVKGNSSAIENEQYSKFYAVGNVNINNIDYFSEEINKSVKIPVMQLAFSPEVVALKAFKMHINKNNLEAKGDLKNFIPYLFEKGTLQGNLNLSSSYFNLNNLLSSMPESDKENVGKENDTSSQSIETVELPENVELYMNASFSRLIYDEFDMKNANCNIILKDEELTIKNLSTNVFGGSMEVNGFYSSKLKNNPNVGFNLDLKNFNIKESFTNFEVIRKYVPIAKFIEGDFSGKLNFISTLKNNMEPEYNSIFSRGILSIDKMKVQEFRPLIILADALQMEEFKEMSVSNIHPSYKIENGKFYFTKPLKFSIDKTDFEVTGSNGIDKSIDYDIKIQMPAKKIKEQSGKLLKGLPHEELRQILLSEKVTIYAKMTGTIDNPKIKTSIKRMLADKKEDIKQKAKKELEKRKEEMEKQLKEEVDKKKKELEDKARKEAEKKKKELVEKTKKELEKKKKRLEEEAKKKLEEEAKKKLKGLFDK from the coding sequence ATGAAGAAAACAATTGTTATTATTGGAGTTGTAATTTTAATTTTATTGAGTACTGTAATAGCTATCCCTATTATTTTCAAAGGAAAAATTATTGAAACAGTAAAAACCGAAGTAAACAAAAATTTGAATGCTATTGTTGATTTTGACAATGATATAAAATTAAATATGATAAGAAGTTTTCCTGATTTTTATTTAAAAGTAAAGGATCTAAAAGTTGTAAATAAAAAACCATTTGAAGGTGATACTTTAGCAAGTATTGGCTCATTAAGCTTAAGATTAGATATTTGGAAAGCAATAAAAGGTAATATTGGAATAAAATCTTTTCAACTGAAAAATCCTAATATTTATCTCCACGTTTTGGATGATACTGTAAATTTTACAGCTAATTGGGATATTACAATACCTTCGGAAGAAGTGGAGGAAGAAGAAGAAAGCACCGATGAAGAATCAACTTTTAACCTGCCTGTGAAAAGTTATAAAATTGTGAATGCGAATTTAACTTATAATGATGAACTATCGGAAATGTTTATTGAAACAAAAGGGTTAACACATGAGGGAAGTGGTGATTTTTCAATGGAGGTTTTTAATCTGAAAACAAAAACCGATATCGAAAAAATGACTTTTAAATATGAAGGGATTCCTTTTATAAGCAAAGCAAAAATAATGTTTAAGGCAGATTTGAACATTGACCTTGGCAAGATGAAATTTACCTTTAAAGAAAACAAATTTTTATTAAATAACCTTGCTTTAAACTTTGACGGATTTATTGCTATGCCTGATGAGAATATTGAGGTTGACTTAAGCTTTGATGCTCCGGGTACTGATTTTAAAGATTTAATTTCAATGATACCTGCAATTTATAAAACAGAATTTAAACAACTTACTGCCAAAGGAAAAATGAATTTTAACGGCTGGGCAAAAGGTGTTTACAATGATGAGATGATGCCTGCATTTGAAATAAATCTTGGTGTAAAAAACGGAATGTTCAAATATCCTGATTTGCCTGCACAAGTAAACAATGTGAATGTTGACTTAAACATAAAAAGTCCTGATGCAAATATTGACCACATGCTTATCAACTTAAAAAAGTTTCATGCAGAATTAGGAAAAGAGCCTATTGATGCATCTATATTTGTAAAAACAGTTGACAGCGACCCTTATATTGATGCGAAAATTAAAGGGAAAATCGACCTTTCGCAGGTAAAAAATTATGTTGAACTGGATGAAGAATTAAAATTATCAGGAATTGTAAATGCAGATGTTCATGTTAAAGGAAATTCTTCAGCAATTGAAAATGAACAATATTCAAAGTTTTACGCAGTAGGAAATGTTAACATAAATAATATTGATTATTTTTCTGAGGAGATAAATAAAAGTGTGAAAATACCTGTAATGCAACTTGCTTTCTCTCCCGAAGTTGTGGCGTTGAAAGCTTTTAAAATGCACATTAACAAAAACAATCTTGAAGCAAAAGGCGACTTGAAAAACTTCATTCCTTATCTTTTTGAGAAAGGAACTCTTCAAGGGAATTTGAACCTGAGTTCATCATATTTTAATCTTAATAATTTGCTTAGCTCAATGCCCGAAAGTGATAAAGAAAATGTAGGGAAAGAAAATGATACAAGTTCACAAAGCATTGAAACTGTTGAGTTACCTGAAAATGTTGAACTTTACATGAATGCTTCTTTTTCAAGACTTATTTATGATGAGTTTGACATGAAAAATGCAAACTGCAATATTATTTTAAAGGATGAAGAATTAACAATCAAAAATTTAAGCACTAATGTTTTTGGTGGTAGCATGGAAGTAAATGGATTTTACAGTTCAAAACTGAAAAACAATCCCAATGTTGGTTTTAACCTTGATTTAAAGAATTTTAACATCAAAGAAAGTTTTACAAATTTTGAAGTTATTAGAAAATATGTTCCTATTGCAAAATTTATTGAAGGTGATTTCTCAGGAAAGTTAAATTTTATTTCAACACTGAAAAACAATATGGAACCCGAATACAATAGTATTTTTAGCAGAGGAATTTTATCAATTGATAAAATGAAAGTACAAGAATTCAGACCTCTGATAATACTTGCTGATGCACTACAAATGGAAGAGTTCAAAGAAATGTCAGTAAGCAATATCCATCCTTCTTATAAAATTGAAAACGGTAAGTTTTATTTTACAAAACCATTAAAATTTAGTATTGACAAAACGGATTTTGAAGTAACCGGTTCAAATGGAATTGATAAAAGTATTGATTATGACATAAAAATTCAGATGCCTGCAAAAAAAATTAAAGAGCAATCGGGAAAGCTTTTGAAAGGTTTGCCACATGAAGAATTGAGACAAATTCTTTTGTCGGAGAAGGTTACTATTTATGCAAAAATGACAGGAACAATTGATAATCCTAAAATTAAAACTTCAATAAAAAGGATGCTTGCCGACAAAAAGGAAGATATAAAACAAAAAGCAAAGAAAGAGCTGGAAAAGAGAAAAGAAGAAATGGAAAAGCAACTTAAAGAAGAAGTTGATAAAAAGAAAAAGGAACTGGAGGATAAAGCAAGAAAGGAAGCTGAAAAGAAAAAGAAAGAACTTGTAGAAAAAACAAAAAAAGAGCTTGAAAAGAAGAAAAAACGATTAGAGGAAGAAGCTAAGAAAAAATTGGAAGAAGAAGCAAAGAAAAAGCTTAAAGGCTTGTTTGACAAATAG
- a CDS encoding DUF481 domain-containing protein has protein sequence MKSYIILFLLILISFSSFAQLVNVEKKRIGNEKKGLQGKVDLSVNFTKNNSEILLIKNTNHLQYFYKKNKFLLFNEFSRIKADNKSYLNDGFFHFRYNYNFEKSFIVGEAFTQYQYNKVKKLKHRYLIGAGPRFRILDSTNIRLFSGLLYMYEYEMLTTNNQTSNKVRLSAYLTFSLKVTDKITFNHTTYYQPHIIDFSNYRVASETNFTFKISDKLAMKMIYTLNYDSEPPTGVDNLFYTISNGLSYSF, from the coding sequence ATGAAATCTTACATAATTTTATTTTTATTAATTCTAATTTCATTTAGTTCTTTTGCACAACTTGTAAATGTTGAAAAAAAAAGAATTGGTAATGAGAAAAAAGGACTGCAAGGAAAGGTAGATTTAAGCGTTAATTTCACTAAAAATAACAGTGAAATACTTTTGATAAAAAACACAAACCATTTGCAATATTTTTATAAAAAAAACAAATTCTTACTATTCAATGAATTCAGCAGGATAAAGGCTGATAATAAAAGTTATTTGAATGATGGTTTTTTTCATTTTAGATATAACTACAATTTTGAAAAAAGCTTTATTGTTGGCGAGGCTTTCACTCAATATCAATACAACAAAGTAAAGAAATTAAAGCATAGATATTTAATTGGGGCAGGACCAAGATTCAGGATTTTGGATTCAACAAACATAAGGTTATTTAGCGGTCTGCTTTATATGTATGAATATGAAATGTTAACAACAAATAATCAAACTTCAAACAAAGTACGATTAAGTGCATATTTGACATTTTCACTAAAAGTTACTGATAAAATTACTTTTAATCACACAACTTATTATCAACCGCATATAATTGATTTTTCAAATTACAGAGTTGCAAGTGAAACAAATTTTACTTTTAAAATATCAGACAAACTTGCTATGAAAATGATTTATACTCTTAATTATGATTCCGAACCACCAACAGGCGTAGATAATTTATTTTATACCATAAGTAACGGACTTAGTTATTCATTTTGA
- a CDS encoding CoA pyrophosphatase → MQQYYVDKIEEQLKKKLPGKASQNKMASSIRIQHEIEMLKIKVPKHSSILLLLYPNDNNLFTVLIQRNAYEGVHSNQVSFPGGQKEKNDTNYLTTALREAEEEIGIDTSKIKILGELTDLYVPPSNFIIHPFVGYCEKTPIFTPQKNEVKEILKVPIADLQNRKNIKNKIMEWEIGGFYETKYYDICNKVVWGATAMIISEFMDVIKK, encoded by the coding sequence ATGCAACAATATTACGTAGATAAAATAGAAGAACAGTTAAAGAAAAAGCTTCCGGGAAAAGCTTCACAAAATAAAATGGCATCTTCAATAAGGATACAACATGAAATAGAGATGTTGAAAATAAAAGTACCAAAGCATAGTTCAATATTACTTCTTCTATATCCCAATGATAATAATTTATTTACAGTGTTAATTCAGAGGAATGCTTATGAGGGAGTTCACTCAAATCAGGTTAGTTTTCCCGGTGGGCAAAAAGAAAAAAATGACACGAATTATCTAACAACAGCTTTGCGTGAAGCAGAGGAAGAAATTGGAATTGACACGTCAAAAATAAAAATCTTAGGTGAATTAACAGATTTGTATGTGCCTCCAAGCAATTTTATCATTCATCCTTTTGTAGGATATTGTGAAAAAACTCCAATTTTTACTCCTCAGAAAAATGAAGTAAAAGAAATTCTTAAAGTTCCAATAGCTGATTTGCAAAATCGAAAAAATATTAAAAACAAAATAATGGAATGGGAAATAGGAGGTTTTTATGAAACAAAATATTATGATATTTGCAATAAAGTAGTATGGGGTGCAACAGCAATGATTATCAGTGAATTTATGGATGTAATTAAAAAATAA
- a CDS encoding carbamoyltransferase, whose product MKILGISAFYHDSAACIIENEKIIAAVQEERFTRKKHDSSFPVNAIKFCLKEANISINEIDAIAFYDKAFLKFERLLETYYSYAPKGLLSFLKSMPIWIKEKLFIKKLIFDELKKIEKFDKKNIKLLFPEHHLSHSSSAFYPSPFKEAAIVTVDGVGEWATASIGYGYENKIKVYKELHFPHSVGLLYSAFTYFLGFRVNSGEYKLMGLAPYADKNSEQAKDFIKKIKDNLVEIKDDGSVFLEQKYFGYSTGLKMINENKWGKLFGFAVRHPESQIENHHANLAFAIQSVTEEIVFKMAKEAKKLSNSKNLCLAGGVALNCVSNGKILSSGLFENIFVQPAAGDAGGALGSAFATYHIFFNKDRKITDEDKMQGALLGNSYDNASIEKALKESKVDYEYFDSFEKLSKGTAKLLSEGNIIGWFRGKMEFGPRALGNRSILADARNIEMQRKLNLKIKNRESFRPFAPVVMSEHVSDYFEINTDSPYMLFTVDVAKNKRKEKPKGFEQLSIKEKLKIPLSQIPAVTHVDYSARIQTVNKKINNDFWELLNAFKNLTGDAILVNTSFNVRGEPIVCTPKEAIQCFKNTEMDVVVIENYLIKK is encoded by the coding sequence ATGAAAATTTTAGGAATATCAGCATTTTACCATGATTCGGCAGCTTGCATAATTGAAAATGAAAAAATTATTGCTGCTGTTCAGGAAGAGCGATTTACAAGAAAAAAACATGATAGTTCTTTCCCTGTTAACGCTATAAAATTTTGCCTTAAAGAAGCAAATATTTCAATTAATGAAATTGATGCAATTGCATTTTATGATAAAGCATTCCTGAAATTTGAACGTTTACTTGAAACTTATTATTCCTACGCTCCCAAAGGATTACTTTCTTTTTTAAAAAGTATGCCTATCTGGATAAAAGAAAAATTATTTATTAAAAAACTAATTTTTGACGAACTAAAAAAGATAGAAAAATTTGATAAAAAAAATATAAAATTACTTTTTCCTGAGCATCATTTATCACATTCCTCAAGTGCTTTTTATCCATCACCTTTTAAAGAAGCCGCAATTGTTACAGTTGATGGAGTTGGCGAATGGGCAACAGCATCTATTGGTTATGGCTATGAAAATAAAATAAAAGTTTATAAAGAATTACATTTCCCTCATTCTGTTGGTTTGTTGTATTCCGCTTTTACATATTTTTTAGGATTTAGAGTAAACTCAGGTGAATACAAGCTTATGGGACTTGCACCTTATGCCGATAAAAATTCTGAGCAGGCAAAAGATTTTATAAAAAAGATAAAAGATAATTTAGTTGAAATTAAGGATGACGGTTCGGTTTTTCTTGAGCAGAAATACTTTGGATATTCTACAGGACTCAAAATGATTAATGAAAATAAGTGGGGAAAACTTTTCGGTTTTGCTGTTCGCCATCCTGAATCCCAGATTGAAAATCATCATGCAAATCTTGCTTTTGCCATTCAGTCTGTAACCGAAGAAATTGTTTTTAAAATGGCAAAAGAAGCAAAAAAACTAAGTAATTCAAAAAACTTATGTCTTGCCGGTGGTGTTGCTTTAAACTGTGTATCAAACGGTAAAATATTAAGTTCAGGATTATTCGAGAATATTTTTGTTCAACCGGCAGCAGGTGATGCAGGTGGAGCATTAGGAAGTGCTTTTGCAACATATCACATATTTTTTAACAAGGATAGAAAAATTACTGATGAAGATAAAATGCAAGGAGCTTTGCTTGGCAATTCCTATGATAACGCTTCTATTGAAAAAGCATTAAAAGAAAGTAAAGTTGACTATGAATATTTTGATAGTTTTGAAAAGCTAAGTAAAGGAACCGCAAAATTATTATCAGAAGGAAATATCATTGGTTGGTTCAGAGGCAAAATGGAATTTGGTCCAAGAGCACTCGGAAATAGAAGTATTCTTGCTGATGCAAGAAATATTGAAATGCAGAGAAAATTAAACTTAAAAATAAAAAACAGAGAGAGTTTCAGACCTTTTGCTCCGGTTGTAATGAGTGAGCATGTATCGGATTATTTTGAAATAAATACTGACTCTCCTTACATGCTTTTTACCGTTGATGTTGCCAAAAATAAAAGGAAAGAAAAGCCTAAGGGATTTGAACAATTGTCAATTAAGGAAAAACTAAAAATCCCACTTTCTCAAATTCCTGCCGTAACCCATGTTGATTATTCTGCACGAATTCAAACTGTAAACAAAAAAATAAATAATGATTTTTGGGAACTTTTAAATGCGTTTAAAAACTTAACAGGAGATGCTATTTTAGTAAATACAAGTTTTAATGTAAGAGGCGAACCCATAGTTTGCACTCCCAAAGAGGCAATTCAATGCTTTAAAAATACTGAAATGGATGTTGTTGTAATTGAGAATTATTTGATAAAAAAATAA